The Candidatus Koribacter versatilis Ellin345 genome has a segment encoding these proteins:
- a CDS encoding acyl-CoA thioesterase: protein MPLSDFRSVGHFQVPFCDIDMFQHVNNASYVVWAETSRCVYFDEVLGVPLTGARSIILAKLEITYERPLEYREHVAVASRVTRIGNKSYDLLTEYWSEDSGQRAAFCTAILVGYNYETKQTIVIPQEWRERIAAYEVVKPQL from the coding sequence ATGCCACTCTCCGACTTCCGCAGCGTCGGGCACTTCCAGGTACCGTTCTGCGACATTGATATGTTCCAGCACGTGAACAACGCCTCCTATGTCGTTTGGGCCGAGACCTCGCGCTGCGTCTACTTTGACGAAGTCCTCGGCGTCCCGCTGACCGGCGCACGCAGCATCATTCTCGCCAAGCTTGAAATCACCTACGAGCGCCCGCTGGAATATCGCGAGCACGTCGCTGTCGCCAGCCGGGTTACCCGTATCGGCAACAAATCCTACGATCTCCTAACCGAATATTGGAGCGAAGACTCCGGCCAGCGCGCCGCCTTCTGTACCGCCATCCTCGTGGGCTACAACTACGAAACGAAGCAGACGATTGTCATCCCGCAGGAGTGGCGGGAGCGGATCGCGGCGTATGAAGTGGTCAAGCCTCAGCTTTGA
- the bamA gene encoding outer membrane protein assembly factor BamA translates to MFLLVTLLFCGIAQAQEGVIVDIRVHGNRRIPADTVKSRMFTHAGDVYDQSSLERDFNALWNAGYFDDLRLEREQTDKGWIIHVYVKEKPTIREIKYEGLNSVTQSDVLDKFKERKVGLSQESQYDPTRVKRAEVVLKELLASHGRQFATIRTEVRPIPPAAVSITFVVKEGPKVKVGKIIFEGNAHVKARELRAAMKNLKPIGIPKSIFLENLFARTFDSTKLEEDAERVRYDYQTRGYFKAIVGDPKTKIRDVSGIKWYMPWKKTDGKVVDITMPIEEGDRYKLKEITFSGNKAISNTRALREIFKMKDGDWFDAELVRKGLDDLKKAYGEFGYINATAVPDTQFDDVNKSITLKVDLDEGKQFSVRRIEFVGNTTTRDKVIRRELALEEGGIYNSRLWEMSLLRLNQLQYFEPLKAETDSETKQNNQDNTIDLTLKVREKGKNSIGLTGGVSGLAGSFIGVNYTTNNLLGKGETLQLEANVGQFERNIQFGFTEPYAFDRPLQLGAVVFSSKYDYNYAKQLALSTGQQLNLSQSVQDTLQNYSQSTTGFTLSSSYPLHRSFKRVGLSYTFSDSSVQTFSTASTQYFQYLAFRSVTGPNALEGILTSKVTPSFTWNRIDNPQRPHRGSSFFLAADISGLGGNVQMIRPVTEYKRFIPVNKGRNVFGFRVQGSFVTGYGGNVAPPFERFYMGGENDLRGFDIRSVSPTAFLTDFTSIALTNPDGTTVPIDPAHPNKGAYTIAIPVQRIIYPGGDTSVVTNLEYRVPIAGPVTIAAFVDTGWDMVLRNDQLRISDQQYSTLTNTIFGCVYNPLIPLTVGCTGGGDASHFLTGLSQNITPIDKTNYQTRMSTGLELQVIMPIVNAPFRIYYAYNPFRLDTTTTTPSPITRSMFPDGAAGDYTYKQAISLYNPTYVLREPLKTFRFTVATTF, encoded by the coding sequence TTGTTTCTTCTCGTGACGCTACTGTTTTGCGGGATCGCACAAGCGCAAGAGGGAGTCATCGTCGACATCCGGGTCCACGGGAACCGTCGCATTCCCGCCGACACAGTTAAGTCCCGTATGTTCACGCACGCCGGGGATGTATATGACCAGAGCTCCCTGGAACGAGATTTCAATGCTCTTTGGAACGCGGGGTATTTCGATGATCTGCGGCTTGAACGGGAACAGACGGACAAGGGCTGGATCATTCACGTTTACGTCAAAGAGAAGCCGACGATCCGTGAAATCAAGTACGAAGGCCTGAACTCCGTCACCCAGAGCGACGTCCTCGATAAATTCAAAGAACGCAAGGTTGGTCTTTCCCAGGAAAGTCAATACGACCCGACCCGTGTGAAGCGGGCGGAAGTGGTCTTGAAAGAACTGCTCGCGTCGCACGGCCGCCAGTTTGCGACCATCCGCACGGAAGTCCGGCCGATTCCGCCAGCGGCAGTTTCGATTACGTTCGTAGTGAAGGAAGGACCGAAGGTCAAGGTCGGCAAGATCATCTTCGAGGGCAACGCACACGTGAAAGCGCGCGAATTGCGCGCGGCGATGAAGAACCTGAAGCCGATTGGCATTCCGAAATCGATCTTCCTGGAAAACCTGTTCGCCCGGACCTTCGACTCGACCAAGCTCGAAGAAGATGCCGAGCGCGTCCGCTACGACTACCAGACGCGCGGCTACTTCAAGGCGATCGTCGGCGATCCGAAGACCAAGATCCGCGACGTGAGCGGCATCAAGTGGTACATGCCGTGGAAGAAAACGGACGGCAAAGTGGTGGACATCACCATGCCGATCGAGGAAGGCGATCGCTACAAGCTGAAGGAGATCACCTTCAGCGGCAATAAGGCGATCAGCAACACCAGGGCGCTCCGCGAAATCTTCAAGATGAAGGATGGCGACTGGTTCGATGCGGAACTGGTGCGCAAAGGCCTCGACGACTTGAAGAAGGCCTACGGCGAGTTCGGCTACATCAACGCCACTGCCGTGCCCGATACGCAATTCGATGATGTCAACAAGAGCATCACGCTGAAGGTTGATCTCGACGAAGGTAAACAGTTCTCGGTGCGCCGTATCGAGTTCGTCGGAAATACGACGACACGCGATAAGGTCATTCGCCGCGAGTTGGCGCTCGAAGAAGGCGGCATCTACAACAGTCGGTTGTGGGAGATGAGCCTCCTGCGCCTGAACCAACTCCAGTATTTCGAGCCTTTGAAGGCGGAAACCGACTCCGAAACCAAGCAGAACAACCAGGACAACACCATCGACCTGACGTTGAAGGTGAGGGAGAAGGGCAAGAACTCCATTGGTTTGACGGGTGGCGTCAGCGGCCTGGCGGGATCGTTCATCGGCGTGAATTACACGACGAACAACCTGCTCGGCAAAGGCGAGACGCTTCAGCTTGAGGCCAACGTCGGACAGTTTGAGCGCAACATCCAGTTCGGCTTCACCGAGCCGTATGCGTTCGACCGTCCGCTGCAATTGGGCGCGGTGGTGTTCAGCAGCAAGTACGACTACAACTACGCCAAGCAGCTGGCACTTTCCACCGGCCAGCAGTTGAACCTGTCGCAGAGCGTGCAGGACACCCTGCAGAACTACTCGCAATCCACGACGGGCTTCACGCTTTCGTCGAGCTACCCGCTGCACCGCTCGTTCAAGCGCGTAGGGCTCTCGTACACGTTCAGCGATTCGTCGGTCCAGACCTTCTCGACGGCTTCGACGCAATACTTCCAATACTTGGCATTCCGCAGCGTTACCGGTCCGAACGCGCTCGAAGGCATTCTCACCAGCAAGGTGACGCCGAGCTTCACCTGGAACCGCATTGACAATCCGCAGCGTCCACACCGCGGTAGCAGCTTCTTCCTGGCGGCGGACATTTCGGGCCTTGGCGGCAACGTACAGATGATTCGGCCGGTAACCGAGTACAAGCGCTTCATCCCGGTGAACAAGGGACGCAACGTGTTCGGCTTCCGTGTACAGGGATCGTTTGTGACGGGCTACGGCGGCAACGTGGCGCCACCGTTCGAACGCTTCTACATGGGCGGTGAAAACGATCTGCGCGGCTTCGACATCCGCTCGGTATCGCCGACGGCGTTCCTTACCGACTTCACCTCGATTGCCTTGACGAATCCAGACGGCACGACAGTTCCAATCGATCCGGCTCATCCGAATAAGGGTGCATACACGATTGCGATTCCGGTGCAGCGCATTATCTATCCGGGTGGCGACACCAGCGTAGTCACCAACCTCGAGTATCGCGTACCGATCGCCGGTCCGGTGACCATCGCAGCCTTCGTGGATACCGGCTGGGACATGGTGCTGCGCAACGACCAGCTTCGCATTAGCGATCAGCAGTACAGCACGTTGACCAACACGATCTTTGGCTGCGTGTACAACCCGCTGATCCCGCTAACCGTGGGCTGTACCGGTGGTGGGGATGCGAGCCACTTCCTGACAGGGCTCAGCCAGAACATCACGCCGATCGACAAGACCAACTACCAGACGCGTATGTCTACGGGTTTGGAGTTGCAGGTCATCATGCCGATCGTGAATGCGCCGTTCCGAATTTATTACGCGTATAACCCGTTCCGCCTGGATACGACGACAACGACACCGTCGCCGATCACCCGTTCGATGTTCCCGGATGGCGCCGCGGGCGATTACACGTACAAGCAGGCAATCTCGTTGTATAACCCAACTTACGTGCTGCGCGAGCCTTTGAAGACGTTCCGCTTCACGGTGGCTACAACGTTCTAA
- a CDS encoding YjzC family protein, whose product MAQDFKPGQKVPSSGVYRVLHKDHRKDHDATLREGEQFPTCTVCDHDVRFRLVQSANLIDRDRDFVGE is encoded by the coding sequence ATGGCGCAGGATTTCAAACCAGGCCAGAAAGTGCCGAGTTCGGGAGTGTACCGGGTCCTTCATAAGGACCACAGAAAAGATCACGACGCGACCCTCAGGGAAGGCGAACAATTCCCGACCTGTACGGTTTGCGATCACGATGTACGGTTCCGATTAGTGCAGAGCGCGAACCTCATCGACCGCGACCGCGACTTTGTCGGCGAGTAA
- the frr gene encoding ribosome recycling factor, with protein MAQISMAAVPALKDQFGQLKTRMEKAVDDFRKELSATRTGRASVHMLDTVQAEYYGSMMPLNQVATITVPEPQLILVTPFDPSALGAIEKAIRSGDLGMNPMNDGKIIRIPVPPLTEDRRKEMVKHLHKALEEHRTAIRNIRRDGNDFIKKTLKDKKITEDEERGTMEHLQKLTDDEIKKMEEMCKTKEKEVMTV; from the coding sequence ATGGCTCAAATCAGCATGGCTGCCGTTCCTGCGCTGAAAGATCAATTTGGTCAGTTAAAGACGCGCATGGAAAAGGCGGTAGATGACTTTCGCAAGGAACTGTCGGCGACCCGCACGGGCCGCGCGTCAGTGCATATGCTCGACACCGTGCAGGCGGAATACTACGGCTCGATGATGCCACTCAATCAGGTGGCGACAATCACAGTACCCGAGCCACAACTGATCTTGGTCACGCCCTTCGATCCGTCGGCGCTTGGCGCGATCGAGAAAGCAATCCGGAGCGGGGACCTCGGCATGAACCCGATGAACGACGGCAAGATCATCCGCATTCCCGTCCCGCCGCTCACCGAAGATCGTCGCAAGGAAATGGTGAAGCACCTGCACAAGGCGCTGGAAGAACATCGCACCGCGATTCGCAACATTCGCCGCGACGGCAACGACTTCATCAAGAAAACGCTGAAGGACAAGAAGATCACCGAGGACGAAGAGCGCGGCACCATGGAACATCTCCAGAAGCTCACCGACGACGAGATCAAGAAGATGGAAGAGATGTGCAAGACCAAAGAGAAGGAAGTGATGACGGTATAA
- a CDS encoding DUF885 domain-containing protein, producing the protein MRRFALLLSLVFTLASIAFAQSPEKAPAPPAWIAESNRYANMLIEISFKHSPEFGSGQGLAEFDTKVAQPTLADENAERQETEAVVAKLEAAEKSEKDPKVKEDLEIMIRRMQLRFRDQDYARAREVPFYNASQRVFSGVRLLLDDQTPDDRRPAAVTRVREYAGLEAGYTPLTEILKKRTEEQMAKAGVIYPAKTEIETEMSRNANYTEGMAALLKKHKLTGWEEPLAKLKQQLTDYDAWVRANVLPKARSDFREAPERYALDLEGYGIDIPPAQLTKMAHDSFVEIQGEMKSVAAQIAKQRNLPSSDYRDVIHELKKQQIVGDAILPFYENRLKQIEQIIVDQQIVSLPSRPAKIRIATAAETAQQPAPHMVPPPFIHNTGQRGEFVLPLNIPAGPGQPASEKYDDFTFDAAAWTLTAHEARPGHELQFDSMLEHGVSLARARYAFNSTNAEGWGLYSEYLIKPYMPLEGQLISLQLRLQRAARAFLDPELQSGKVTPEDAYRVLEHDVCLSHAFAQEEVERFTYRAPGQANSYFYGYTRLLSLREETEKALAAKGVKFDQKKFHDFILAQGLLPPDLMRKAVLEEFVPAQAK; encoded by the coding sequence TTGCGCCGTTTTGCTCTGCTTCTTTCGCTCGTCTTTACTCTCGCCTCCATCGCATTCGCTCAATCTCCCGAGAAAGCTCCAGCGCCGCCGGCATGGATCGCCGAAAGCAATCGCTACGCGAACATGCTGATTGAAATCAGCTTCAAACACAGTCCTGAGTTTGGGTCGGGGCAGGGCCTTGCGGAATTCGATACCAAGGTCGCCCAGCCCACGCTGGCCGATGAAAACGCCGAGCGGCAAGAGACGGAGGCTGTGGTCGCGAAACTCGAAGCGGCGGAGAAGTCGGAGAAAGATCCCAAGGTCAAGGAAGATCTCGAGATCATGATCCGGCGTATGCAGCTGCGCTTCCGCGACCAGGATTACGCACGGGCGCGCGAGGTCCCGTTCTACAACGCGAGCCAGCGTGTGTTCAGCGGGGTTCGCCTTTTGCTCGATGACCAGACCCCTGATGATCGCCGCCCCGCCGCGGTGACCCGGGTGCGTGAATATGCCGGTCTCGAAGCCGGCTACACGCCGCTTACCGAAATCCTGAAGAAGCGCACAGAAGAGCAGATGGCGAAAGCGGGCGTCATCTACCCCGCCAAAACCGAGATCGAAACCGAGATGTCGCGCAATGCCAATTACACGGAGGGCATGGCCGCATTACTGAAGAAGCACAAGCTCACAGGCTGGGAAGAGCCGCTCGCCAAACTCAAGCAGCAACTGACCGACTACGACGCGTGGGTCCGTGCAAACGTCCTTCCGAAAGCTCGCAGCGATTTTCGTGAGGCGCCCGAGCGGTACGCGCTCGACCTTGAGGGCTACGGCATTGATATACCACCCGCCCAACTGACAAAGATGGCCCACGACTCCTTCGTCGAGATCCAGGGCGAAATGAAATCGGTAGCAGCGCAGATCGCCAAGCAGCGCAACCTGCCATCCAGCGACTACCGCGACGTTATCCACGAATTGAAGAAGCAACAAATCGTGGGCGATGCCATCCTGCCCTTCTACGAGAATCGGCTCAAACAGATCGAGCAGATCATCGTGGACCAGCAGATTGTGTCGCTGCCTTCGCGACCGGCAAAGATCAGGATTGCCACCGCTGCCGAAACTGCGCAGCAGCCTGCGCCGCACATGGTGCCGCCACCGTTCATTCACAACACCGGCCAGCGCGGCGAGTTCGTTCTCCCACTCAATATCCCGGCGGGCCCCGGCCAGCCTGCCTCTGAGAAGTACGACGACTTCACCTTCGACGCCGCTGCCTGGACCCTCACCGCGCACGAAGCTCGCCCCGGCCACGAGCTTCAATTCGACTCCATGCTGGAACACGGCGTCTCTCTGGCTCGCGCACGCTACGCCTTCAACAGCACCAACGCCGAAGGCTGGGGCCTTTACTCCGAATACCTCATCAAGCCCTATATGCCGTTGGAAGGCCAGCTGATCTCGTTGCAACTGCGTTTGCAGCGCGCCGCACGCGCATTCCTCGACCCGGAATTACAGTCGGGGAAGGTCACTCCGGAAGACGCCTACCGCGTGCTGGAGCATGATGTGTGCCTGTCGCACGCATTTGCACAGGAAGAGGTCGAGCGGTTTACGTACCGCGCTCCGGGACAAGCGAACAGCTATTTCTACGGCTACACTCGACTGCTCTCGCTACGTGAGGAAACCGAGAAAGCGCTCGCTGCGAAGGGCGTGAAGTTCGACCAGAAGAAGTTTCACGACTTCATCCTGGCCCAGGGCCTCCTGCCGCCGGACTTGATGCGAAAGGCGGTACTGGAGGAATTTGTTCCAGCACAGGCAAAGTAG
- a CDS encoding zinc finger domain-containing protein: MLKLPLERPCPKCHAKVNEVCTQTGKTIRGIHAERWAKKPLYETAPVIDEPIIDGDEVD, encoded by the coding sequence ATGCTCAAACTCCCGCTCGAACGCCCCTGTCCCAAGTGTCATGCAAAGGTCAATGAAGTATGCACCCAGACCGGTAAGACCATCCGGGGAATTCATGCCGAACGCTGGGCCAAGAAGCCGCTCTATGAGACCGCCCCGGTGATCGATGAGCCCATCATCGACGGCGACGAGGTAGACTGA
- a CDS encoding cation:proton antiporter — MPHGTETLLLQLFTIFVWAKAFGEIFERLRLPAVLGEILAGVILGPFAAKLIEPSDTIVSMAEIGAIFLLFSVGLETSPKDLIKVGRTSLNVALAGIAAPFLLGFIYLKARGEVTHEAAFVAAAMVATSVGITARVLSDLHVIKSYTSQVILGAAVFDDILGMILLTIVVSLAEGSGIQYIHLGIVAAEAVGFALIMIFVAPRVVGRMEPGLQKMSSGNAPLILALAICLGFSVLATKIGMAAIIGAFFAGLIFADHAPRWELESPVRGITEFLTPFFFFTMGARLDLHIFTPDLIVAASIVGFLALVSKVVGCGLPVLHEGWKTALKIGVGMTPRGEVALIVALIGLQMNMVSQRAYAIVILMTAITTILPPPFLRMLYRDEIVDSEEEPQSVAADV, encoded by the coding sequence ATGCCGCACGGAACTGAAACACTTCTCTTACAGCTCTTCACGATTTTTGTTTGGGCCAAAGCATTCGGAGAAATCTTCGAGCGTCTGCGACTGCCTGCCGTGCTCGGCGAGATTCTGGCCGGCGTCATTCTCGGCCCATTCGCGGCAAAGCTGATCGAACCGTCGGACACGATTGTGTCGATGGCGGAGATCGGCGCAATCTTCCTGCTCTTCTCCGTCGGACTGGAAACCAGCCCAAAAGACCTCATCAAAGTCGGCCGCACGTCACTCAACGTTGCGCTCGCCGGGATCGCAGCGCCCTTTCTGCTTGGCTTTATTTATCTGAAGGCGCGCGGCGAAGTGACCCACGAAGCCGCGTTCGTTGCGGCGGCGATGGTGGCGACCAGCGTCGGCATCACGGCACGCGTGCTGAGCGATCTGCATGTGATCAAGAGCTACACCTCGCAGGTGATTCTCGGCGCGGCGGTGTTCGACGACATCCTCGGCATGATCCTGCTGACGATCGTGGTATCGCTGGCGGAAGGATCGGGGATCCAATACATCCACCTTGGAATTGTGGCGGCGGAAGCTGTGGGCTTCGCGCTGATCATGATCTTCGTGGCGCCACGCGTGGTGGGCCGCATGGAGCCGGGCCTGCAGAAGATGTCATCGGGCAATGCGCCGCTGATTTTGGCGTTGGCGATTTGTCTTGGCTTCTCAGTGCTGGCGACGAAGATCGGAATGGCGGCGATCATCGGCGCATTTTTTGCAGGGCTGATCTTCGCCGACCACGCTCCGCGCTGGGAACTCGAGTCGCCCGTAAGAGGCATCACGGAATTCCTAACACCATTCTTCTTCTTCACCATGGGCGCGCGGCTGGATCTGCATATCTTTACGCCGGATTTGATTGTGGCGGCATCGATCGTAGGTTTCCTGGCGCTAGTCTCGAAGGTCGTCGGGTGCGGGCTGCCGGTGTTGCATGAAGGATGGAAGACCGCATTGAAGATCGGTGTGGGGATGACGCCGCGCGGCGAAGTGGCCCTGATCGTGGCGCTCATCGGGTTGCAGATGAACATGGTGTCGCAACGGGCATATGCGATCGTGATTTTGATGACCGCAATCACAACGATTCTGCCGCCGCCGTTTTTACGCATGCTCTACCGCGATGAAATTGTGGACTCCGAAGAAGAGCCGCAGAGCGTGGCGGCGGACGTTTAG
- a CDS encoding YbjN domain-containing protein, giving the protein MKRLTLGVLLLLFLSVWGRSQECTSKVQGFLDHSGYAIKVLTPCQSWMATDVLSVPKGDGLSGVMLFAEGDDFVIVGTVIRTKAKLNLSSDLLDKLMHFNDDLTFVKVGIDRKGDLFIREELRADTVTAEQFKDSVKRIIAGSNKVYATLSE; this is encoded by the coding sequence TTGAAAAGGCTGACTCTTGGCGTTCTTTTGCTGCTGTTTCTGAGTGTTTGGGGCCGGTCGCAGGAATGTACTTCCAAGGTGCAAGGCTTTCTCGATCATTCCGGCTACGCGATCAAAGTGCTGACGCCGTGTCAGAGTTGGATGGCCACCGACGTCCTGTCGGTCCCGAAGGGCGATGGTCTTTCCGGAGTGATGCTGTTCGCGGAGGGAGACGATTTTGTCATCGTCGGCACCGTGATTCGAACAAAAGCCAAACTCAATCTTTCGTCGGACCTATTGGACAAGCTCATGCACTTCAACGATGACCTGACTTTCGTAAAAGTGGGCATCGACCGCAAAGGTGATTTGTTTATTCGGGAGGAACTGCGTGCGGACACCGTCACCGCTGAACAATTCAAAGACTCCGTGAAGCGGATCATCGCAGGGAGTAACAAGGTTTACGCGACGCTGAGCGAGTAA
- the recA gene encoding recombinase RecA — MSDERTERGRSLELALSQIEKQFGKGSIMKLGAKGAIVPISVISTGAISFDAALGTGGFPRGRVVEIFGPESSGKTTIALQVIAEAQKAGGMAAFVDAEHALDPTYARKLGVDVENLLVSQPDYGEQALEITEALVSSKAIDILVVDSVAALVPKAELDGEMGDSHMGLQARLMSQALRKLTGTVSKSGTCLIFINQIREKIGVMFGNPETTTGGRALKFYSSVRVDIRRIAAIKDGDTVIGSRTKVKVVKNKTAAPFREAEFDIVYGEGISKEGDMLDLAVEANIVEKSGSWFSYKTERIGQGRENAKQFLKDNKDIAARVEAEVRKHVGLVKEPAAPAPNAAPPVPPNGHAEKAAVARK; from the coding sequence ATGTCGGATGAACGTACCGAACGAGGCCGGTCACTGGAACTGGCGCTGTCGCAAATAGAAAAGCAATTTGGCAAGGGCTCGATCATGAAGCTCGGCGCGAAGGGCGCGATCGTCCCCATCTCGGTGATCTCGACCGGCGCGATCTCGTTCGATGCGGCCCTCGGTACCGGAGGCTTCCCCCGCGGCCGTGTAGTGGAGATCTTCGGGCCGGAATCGTCCGGTAAGACGACGATTGCGCTGCAGGTGATTGCCGAGGCCCAGAAGGCCGGCGGCATGGCCGCCTTCGTGGACGCCGAACACGCGCTCGACCCCACCTACGCCCGCAAACTTGGCGTGGACGTTGAGAACCTCCTCGTCTCGCAGCCGGACTATGGCGAGCAGGCACTGGAGATCACCGAAGCGCTGGTCAGTTCGAAGGCCATCGACATCCTCGTGGTGGACTCCGTCGCGGCCCTCGTTCCCAAGGCCGAACTCGACGGCGAAATGGGCGACAGCCACATGGGCCTGCAAGCCCGCCTGATGTCGCAAGCGCTGCGTAAGCTCACCGGCACCGTCAGCAAGTCCGGCACCTGCCTCATCTTCATCAACCAGATCCGCGAGAAGATCGGCGTCATGTTCGGCAATCCCGAAACCACCACCGGTGGTCGCGCGCTGAAGTTCTACTCGTCGGTCCGCGTGGACATCCGCCGCATCGCCGCGATCAAGGACGGTGACACCGTCATCGGTTCGCGCACCAAGGTGAAGGTCGTAAAGAACAAGACCGCCGCTCCCTTCCGTGAAGCCGAGTTCGACATCGTCTACGGCGAAGGCATCTCCAAGGAAGGCGACATGCTCGACCTGGCCGTCGAAGCCAACATCGTGGAGAAGTCGGGTTCGTGGTTCAGCTACAAGACCGAGCGCATCGGCCAGGGCCGCGAGAACGCCAAGCAGTTCCTCAAGGACAACAAGGACATTGCCGCCCGTGTCGAGGCCGAAGTGCGCAAACACGTCGGGCTGGTGAAGGAGCCGGCAGCCCCGGCACCTAACGCCGCCCCGCCTGTCCCGCCGAACGGCCATGCGGAGAAAGCTGCGGTCGCGCGAAAGTAG
- the pyrH gene encoding UMP kinase, protein MSEPKYKRILLKLSGEALAQGEQGFGVDPTRVHEIAAEIAEVHRLGVDIGVVVGGGNFFRGVAEQAKDMDRVSADHMGMLATVMNSLAVQDALEKQNVQCRVMSAIEIFQVAEPFIRRRAMRHLEKGRVVIFAAGTGNPYFSTDTAASLRAAEIKADVIMKATKVDGIYDADPHKVADATMFAQITYMDVLKKGLRVMDATAISLCQENRLPIVVFNLNERGNIQRVVMGEAVGSLVSA, encoded by the coding sequence ATGTCAGAACCGAAATACAAGCGGATATTGTTGAAGCTCTCGGGCGAAGCCTTAGCGCAAGGCGAACAGGGGTTTGGGGTCGATCCAACGCGTGTGCATGAGATCGCGGCCGAGATCGCCGAAGTCCATCGCCTCGGGGTTGATATCGGCGTCGTGGTTGGCGGCGGAAACTTCTTCCGCGGCGTGGCCGAACAAGCGAAAGACATGGACCGTGTTTCCGCAGATCACATGGGCATGCTCGCAACTGTAATGAACTCTCTCGCTGTGCAGGACGCGCTGGAAAAGCAGAATGTCCAATGCCGCGTGATGTCCGCGATTGAGATCTTCCAAGTCGCCGAGCCATTTATTCGTAGGCGCGCTATGCGCCATCTCGAGAAAGGCCGGGTTGTCATCTTCGCGGCCGGTACCGGCAATCCGTATTTCTCCACCGACACCGCAGCTTCTCTGCGGGCGGCGGAAATCAAAGCTGACGTCATCATGAAAGCGACGAAGGTGGACGGCATCTACGATGCCGACCCGCACAAAGTCGCCGACGCGACCATGTTTGCGCAGATCACCTACATGGATGTCCTGAAGAAAGGCCTGCGCGTTATGGATGCCACCGCGATCAGCCTTTGCCAGGAGAACCGCCTTCCCATCGTTGTGTTCAATCTCAACGAGCGCGGCAATATCCAGCGCGTGGTTATGGGCGAAGCTGTAGGTTCTCTGGTCAGTGCGTAA
- a CDS encoding DUF4118 domain-containing protein, translating to METLKWTARTVWGLLICTTLAIGCSYLFSAQPWIIFLPIGFVVVIVAVAARYGVMVGILGSILTAAIFAHLLFTPLHSFRVEDDAARASLAWMLLGGIAIPYLLLPDLRSRNDKK from the coding sequence TTGGAAACGCTGAAGTGGACCGCCCGCACCGTCTGGGGTTTGCTTATCTGTACCACCCTCGCAATCGGCTGCTCCTATCTCTTCTCGGCCCAGCCTTGGATCATCTTCCTCCCCATCGGTTTCGTGGTCGTAATCGTCGCCGTAGCGGCCCGTTATGGCGTTATGGTCGGCATCCTTGGCTCCATCCTGACTGCCGCTATCTTTGCCCATCTACTATTCACTCCGCTGCATAGCTTCCGTGTGGAAGACGACGCTGCCCGTGCCAGCCTCGCCTGGATGCTCCTCGGCGGCATCGCTATTCCTTATCTCCTGCTGCCCGACCTGCGCTCCCGGAACGATAAGAAGTAG
- a CDS encoding RNA recognition motif domain-containing protein gives MKKIFVGNFAFTATEDDIRQLFTPYGKVDSVSLVTDRDTGRARGFGFVEMPNDTEAAAAIEGLNGRDSGGRALNVNEARPKTERGNSGGGGGRGNFRDKGRKREPRW, from the coding sequence ATGAAGAAGATTTTTGTTGGTAATTTCGCGTTCACCGCCACTGAAGACGATATTCGCCAACTGTTTACACCCTACGGCAAAGTGGATAGCGTTTCCCTCGTCACCGACCGCGACACCGGGCGCGCCCGTGGTTTCGGCTTCGTCGAGATGCCGAACGACACGGAAGCAGCTGCAGCCATCGAAGGCTTGAACGGCCGCGATTCCGGCGGACGCGCGCTCAACGTCAACGAAGCACGCCCGAAAACCGAGCGCGGAAACTCGGGTGGCGGCGGTGGTCGCGGTAATTTCCGCGACAAAGGCCGGAAGCGTGAGCCGCGGTGGTAG